One genomic region from Equus asinus isolate D_3611 breed Donkey chromosome 8, EquAss-T2T_v2, whole genome shotgun sequence encodes:
- the H2BC1 gene encoding histone H2B type 1-A: MPELSSKGATISKKGFKKAVTKTQKKEGKKRKRCRKESYSIYIYKVLKQVHPDTGISSKAMSIMNSFVTDIFERIAGEASRLAHYSKHSTITSREIQTAVRLLLPGELAKHAVSEGTKAVTKYTSSK, from the coding sequence ATGCCGGAGTTATCTTCAAAAGGTGCTACTATCTCTAAGAAGGGCTTCAAGAAGGCTGTAACtaaaactcagaagaaagaaggaaagaaacgcAAGAGGTGCCGAAAGGAAAGCTACTCTATCTACATTTACAAGGTGCTGAAGCAGGTCCATCCTGACACTGGTATTTCATCGAAAGCTATGAGCATCATGAATTCTTTCGTGACTGATATATTCGAGCGCATCGCAGGAGAAGCGTCACGCCTAGCCCATTACAGTAAGCACTCAACTATCACATCTAGAGAGATCCAGACAGCAGTTCGACTGCTTCTGCCTGGAGAGCTGGCAAAGCATGCGGTGTCTGAGGGTACTAAGGCTGTCACCAAGTATACTAGCTCAAAGTAA
- the LOC106837886 gene encoding histone H2A.J-like has protein sequence MRYCIIFPGRGKQGGKVRAKANTSFSRAGLQFPVGRVHRLLRKSNYSERVGAGAPVYLAAVLQYLRAEILELAGKAARHNKKTRIIPRHLQLVIRNDEKLSKLLGKVTIAQGGVLPNIQADHSSILARL, from the exons ATGCG GTATTGTATAATCTTTCCCGGTCGTGGAAAGCAGGGTGGCAAAGTACGGGCGAAGGCCAACACCTCATTTTCCAGAGCGGGCCTGCAGTTCCCCGTAGGCCGAGTGCACCGCCTTCTCCGCAAGAGCAACTATTCTGAGCGGGTCGGGGCAGGTGCGCCGGTGTACCTGGCGGCGGTGTTGCAGTACCTGAGGGCCGAGATCCTGGAGCTGGCGGGCAAGGCCGCCCGTCACAACAAGAAGACGCGCATAATCCCGCGCCACCTGCAGCTGGTTATCCGCAACGACGAGAAGCTCAGCAAGCTCTTGGGGAAAGTGACTATCGCCCAGGGCGGTGTCCTGCCCAACATCCAAGCagatcatagcagcattcttgctAGGCTTTAA
- the H2AC1 gene encoding histone H2A type 1-A yields MIGQVHRLLRKSHYAECVGAGAPICSVAVLDYLTAEVLELAINASHNKKNVRIIPRHLQLAIRNYEKLSKLLGSVILAQGGVLPKKTESQHQKVQSK; encoded by the exons ATGATCG GCCAAGTTCACCGACTGCTCCGTAAGAGCCATTATGCTGAGTGTGTGGGAGCTGGTGCACCCATTTGTTCAGTAGCCGTGTTAGACTATCTGACAGCTGAGGTCTTAGAGTTAGCCATTAACGCCTCTCACAACAAGAAGAACGTACGGATCATCCCGCGTCATTTGCAGCTGGCTATTCGTAACTATGAGAAGCTGAGCAAACTGTTGGGTAGTGTGATCCTCGCCCAAGGAGGTGTCCTGCCAAAGAAGACCGAGAGCCAGCATCAGAAAGTGCAGAGCAAGTAG